One Deltaproteobacteria bacterium genomic region harbors:
- a CDS encoding ferredoxin, with protein sequence MKVDKELPWGGVILDAGSADAYSTGGWRKLRPVLDRDKCIDCLICWVMCPDSAIIVEDGKMTGFDLEHCKGCGICAVECPDKVKAITMEEEAV encoded by the coding sequence ATGAAAGTCGATAAAGAGCTTCCCTGGGGAGGCGTCATACTCGATGCGGGCTCGGCCGACGCCTACTCCACGGGCGGCTGGCGCAAGCTGCGGCCCGTGCTCGACAGGGACAAGTGCATAGACTGCCTCATCTGCTGGGTCATGTGCCCCGACTCGGCCATCATAGTCGAGGACGGCAAGATGACCGGGTTCGATCTCGAACACTGCAAGGGTTGCGGCATCTGCGCCGTCGAGTGTCCCGACAAGGTGAAGGCGATTACTATGGAAGAGGAGGCCGTCTGA
- the porA gene encoding pyruvate ferredoxin oxidoreductase, whose product MSVATKPANRVGLTGNSAVAHAMRQIDPDVVAAYPITPSTTVVEEFSGYVADGKVSTELITVESEHSAMSACVGASAAGARVMTATSSQGLALMWEVLYIASGMRLPVVMATVNRALSAPINIHCDHSDSMGARDSGWIQLYSETVQEAYDNLFQAVRIAEHRDVRLPVMVCLDGFITSHAIENMELIDDGAVRDFIGEYRPDTSLLDTDNPVTLGAMTLPDTYMEFKRQQSEAMTRSKGVILDVAKEFESAFGRSYGLFDAYMVDDADEVIVILNSAAGTTKVAVDRLRKEGRKVGVLRPRVYRPFPHEELAQALRGRKAVAVLDRADSMNAFGGPLFSDIRSALYEVDDRPVVFGRIYGLGGRDYMVEDALGVFDELREAAGKGRAGELIKYITQG is encoded by the coding sequence ATGTCAGTAGCCACGAAGCCAGCAAACCGGGTCGGTCTTACCGGCAACTCGGCCGTTGCGCACGCCATGAGGCAGATAGACCCCGACGTGGTGGCGGCCTACCCCATAACGCCGTCGACGACGGTGGTCGAGGAGTTCTCCGGCTACGTAGCCGACGGCAAGGTCTCCACCGAGCTCATCACCGTGGAGAGCGAGCATTCGGCCATGAGCGCCTGCGTGGGCGCCTCGGCGGCCGGCGCGCGGGTCATGACGGCCACGAGCTCACAGGGACTCGCCCTCATGTGGGAGGTCCTCTACATAGCCTCGGGCATGAGGCTGCCCGTGGTGATGGCCACCGTCAACAGGGCGCTCTCGGCGCCCATCAACATACACTGCGACCACTCGGACTCCATGGGAGCCAGGGACTCGGGCTGGATACAGCTCTACTCCGAGACCGTCCAGGAGGCCTACGACAACCTCTTCCAGGCCGTGAGGATCGCCGAGCACAGGGACGTGCGCCTGCCCGTCATGGTCTGTCTCGACGGCTTCATAACGAGCCACGCCATCGAGAACATGGAGCTCATAGACGACGGGGCGGTGAGGGACTTCATAGGAGAGTACAGGCCCGACACGTCGCTTCTCGACACGGACAATCCGGTGACCCTCGGCGCCATGACCCTGCCCGACACGTACATGGAGTTCAAGCGCCAGCAGTCCGAGGCGATGACGCGCTCCAAGGGCGTCATACTCGACGTGGCAAAGGAGTTCGAAAGTGCCTTCGGCAGGAGCTACGGCCTCTTCGACGCCTACATGGTCGACGACGCCGACGAGGTCATAGTGATCCTCAACTCGGCGGCCGGCACCACCAAGGTGGCCGTCGACAGGCTGAGGAAGGAGGGCAGGAAGGTCGGCGTGCTCAGGCCCCGCGTCTACAGGCCCTTCCCTCACGAGGAACTCGCCCAGGCCCTGCGGGGCAGGAAGGCCGTGGCCGTGCTCGACCGCGCCGACTCGATGAACGCCTTCGGCGGCCCCCTCTTCAGCGACATCCGCTCGGCCCTCTACGAAGTGGACGACAGGCCCGTGGTCTTCGGCCGCATATACGGCCTCGGCGGGCGCGACTACATGGTCGAGGACGCCCTCGGCGTATTCGACGAGCTCAGGGAGGCGGCCGGGAAGGGCAGGGCCGGCGAGCTGATAAAGTACATAACCCAAGGATAG